One region of Mycolicibacterium insubricum genomic DNA includes:
- a CDS encoding mycofactocin-coupled SDR family oxidoreductase codes for MGSLEGRVAFITGVARGQGRSHAVRLAGEGAGIIGIDICADIASNGYPMASLEELEETVELVESAGGTMLGAVADVRDYHALDAALKAGVEHFGRLDIVLANAGIATMSFRELTIDEELEQWSDVLNVNLVGAFHTVRAAIPHLIAGGRGGSIVLTSSTAGLRGFGGTGGGGLGYAASKHGIVGLMRTLANALASQSIRVNTVHPTAVNTMMATNPAMTAFLEAYPDGGPHLQNPMPVSLLEPEDISDAIAFLVSDAAKYVTGVTFPVDAGFCNKL; via the coding sequence ATGGGTTCACTGGAGGGCCGGGTGGCCTTCATCACCGGAGTGGCGCGCGGCCAGGGACGCAGCCACGCGGTAAGGCTGGCGGGCGAGGGCGCCGGCATCATCGGCATCGACATCTGTGCCGACATCGCCTCCAACGGATACCCGATGGCCTCCCTCGAGGAGCTCGAGGAGACCGTCGAACTGGTGGAATCCGCGGGCGGGACGATGCTCGGCGCGGTCGCCGATGTCCGCGACTACCACGCCTTGGATGCCGCACTGAAAGCCGGCGTCGAGCACTTCGGCCGACTGGACATCGTCCTCGCCAACGCCGGCATCGCCACCATGAGCTTCCGCGAACTCACCATCGACGAAGAGCTCGAACAGTGGAGCGACGTGCTCAACGTCAATCTGGTCGGGGCCTTCCACACCGTCCGGGCGGCGATCCCGCACTTGATAGCCGGTGGGCGAGGCGGTTCCATCGTGCTGACCAGCTCGACGGCCGGACTGCGCGGCTTCGGCGGGACGGGCGGTGGCGGCCTGGGCTACGCCGCCTCCAAGCACGGCATCGTCGGACTGATGCGCACCCTGGCCAATGCGCTTGCCTCGCAAAGTATCCGGGTCAACACCGTGCACCCGACCGCGGTGAACACCATGATGGCGACCAATCCCGCGATGACGGCGTTCCTGGAGGCCTATCCCGACGGCGGCCCGCACCTGCAGAACCCGATGCCGGTGAGCCTGCTGGAGCCCGAGGACATCAGCGACGCCATCGCCTTCCTGGTGTCCGATGCCGCCAAGTACGTCACCGGGGTCACCTTCCCCGTCGACGCCGGCTTCTGCAACAAGCTGTGA
- a CDS encoding mycofactocin-coupled SDR family oxidoreductase has protein sequence MSVRDGRVAGKKVLVTGAARGMGRSHAVRLAQEGADLILVDVCATPEGLEYPLATEEDLRETERLVTELGRTAVARVADVRDETALRAAVDEGVEIIGGLDAAVANAGVLTVGTWDTVTTEQWRLVLEVNLIGAWHTCAVALPHLVDHGGSLINISSAAGIKGNPLHIPYTASKHGIVGMSKALANELAAQSVRVNTVHPTGVATGMAPPSLATVFGEKRPDLVPLFMNALPDPMIEAVDVSNAVLFLVSDESRYVTGLEFKVDAGVTIR, from the coding sequence GTGAGCGTCCGCGACGGCCGGGTGGCCGGCAAGAAGGTACTGGTCACCGGTGCGGCCCGCGGCATGGGCCGAAGTCACGCGGTCCGGCTGGCCCAGGAGGGCGCCGATTTGATCCTGGTCGACGTCTGCGCCACTCCGGAGGGCCTGGAGTACCCCCTGGCGACCGAGGAGGATCTGCGGGAGACCGAGCGGCTGGTCACCGAACTGGGCCGCACGGCGGTGGCCCGGGTCGCCGACGTCCGTGACGAGACCGCGCTGCGGGCCGCTGTCGACGAGGGCGTCGAGATCATCGGCGGGCTCGACGCCGCGGTCGCCAACGCCGGTGTGCTCACCGTCGGCACCTGGGACACGGTCACCACCGAGCAGTGGCGACTGGTTCTCGAGGTCAACCTGATCGGCGCCTGGCATACCTGCGCGGTGGCTCTGCCGCACCTGGTCGATCACGGCGGCAGTCTGATCAACATCAGTTCGGCGGCCGGCATCAAGGGCAACCCCCTGCATATTCCCTACACCGCGTCCAAGCACGGGATCGTCGGGATGAGCAAGGCCCTGGCCAACGAGCTTGCCGCCCAGAGTGTCCGGGTAAACACCGTGCACCCGACCGGTGTCGCCACCGGTATGGCGCCGCCGTCGCTGGCCACGGTGTTCGGCGAGAAACGCCCGGACCTGGTGCCGCTGTTCATGAATGCGCTGCCGGATCCGATGATCGAGGCCGTCGACGTCAGCAACGCGGTGCTGTTCCTGGTGTCTGACGAGTCCCGGTATGTCACCGGCCTGGAGTTCAAGGTAGATGCCGGTGTCACCATCCGCTGA
- a CDS encoding carboxymuconolactone decarboxylase family protein: MPVSPSAETPDGAAAFAEIMTVPAPAGDSPTTSMLLDLVYGDIWQRPGLSRRDRRFITLSCVAAADAEGPLDDHVYAALNSGDLSIVEIQEMALHFAVYAGWPKASRLNMAIDAQWFRIHEERGEPVPPPAPLLPLSTPSDPEARLAGGEQAFKEINCIPYTPIRDNAYHGGGILNFVFGEMWLRRGLGMRERRLVTVTCVAFQDAPYPILSHVYAALKSGDLSFDEMDEVALHFAAYYGWAKAANLQQVIDEQKLRVRDEWAAEQEP, encoded by the coding sequence ATGCCGGTGTCACCATCCGCTGAAACACCCGACGGCGCCGCGGCGTTCGCCGAGATCATGACGGTCCCGGCACCGGCGGGCGACAGTCCCACTACCTCGATGCTGCTCGATCTGGTGTACGGCGACATCTGGCAGCGACCCGGCCTATCCCGGCGTGACCGCCGGTTCATCACCCTGTCGTGTGTCGCGGCGGCGGACGCCGAAGGGCCACTCGACGATCACGTGTATGCCGCGCTGAACAGCGGTGATCTGTCCATCGTGGAGATTCAGGAGATGGCGCTGCATTTCGCGGTGTACGCCGGGTGGCCGAAGGCATCCCGGCTGAACATGGCGATCGATGCGCAGTGGTTCCGCATCCACGAGGAACGCGGTGAGCCGGTGCCGCCGCCGGCGCCGCTGTTGCCCCTGTCCACCCCCAGCGATCCCGAGGCGCGACTGGCGGGCGGGGAGCAGGCGTTCAAGGAGATCAACTGCATCCCCTACACGCCGATCCGGGACAACGCCTATCACGGCGGCGGGATCCTGAACTTCGTGTTCGGCGAGATGTGGCTGCGTCGCGGCCTGGGGATGCGGGAACGGCGGCTGGTGACCGTCACCTGCGTGGCGTTCCAGGATGCGCCGTACCCGATCCTCAGCCACGTCTACGCGGCACTGAAGAGCGGGGATCTGTCGTTTGACGAGATGGACGAGGTGGCACTGCATTTCGCGGCGTACTACGGCTGGGCCAAAGCGGCCAACCTGCAGCAGGTGATCGACGAGCAGAAACTTCGGGTGCGCGACGAATGGGCCGCCGAGCAAGAGCCCTAA
- a CDS encoding cytochrome P450 encodes MTKLADVDYFTNAEVAQDPYEYWDHLRECGPVFTEPHYGVVAVTGYQEVHAAFKDVESFSAVNAIGGPFPPLPFTPEGDDIGDLIEAHRHEFPIYEHMVVMDPPEHEKARSLLGRLLTPKRLQENADYIWRLSDQQIDEFIGNGRCEFLGEYAKPFATLAIADLLGVPEADRPRLRRNLGAGDAPGSMVGSLDHEPVGRNPLRYLDDLFSEYITDRRCNPREDVLTGLATATYPDGSTPPLLEVVRPATFLFAAGQETVTKLLSAAVQILGDQPDLQRLLREDRSLVGNFMEETLRMESPTKVDFRLCRRSTTLGGVPIKAGTVLMLCLGAANRDPRKFENPNEFRIDRKNVREHIAFGRGIHTCAGAPLARVEGRVTINRLLDRMDDIRIDAEPHGPADTRHYSYEPTFLLRGLTELNIEFTRAGG; translated from the coding sequence ATGACCAAACTCGCCGACGTCGACTACTTCACCAACGCCGAGGTCGCCCAGGATCCCTACGAATACTGGGACCATCTGCGGGAGTGCGGCCCGGTGTTCACCGAGCCGCACTACGGCGTCGTCGCGGTCACCGGCTATCAGGAGGTGCACGCCGCCTTCAAGGACGTCGAATCGTTTTCCGCGGTCAACGCAATCGGTGGGCCGTTCCCGCCGCTGCCGTTCACCCCCGAGGGTGACGACATCGGCGACCTCATCGAGGCACATCGACACGAGTTTCCGATCTACGAGCACATGGTGGTGATGGATCCGCCCGAGCACGAGAAGGCCCGGTCGCTGCTGGGGCGCCTGCTCACCCCGAAGCGGTTGCAGGAGAACGCGGATTACATCTGGCGACTGTCCGATCAGCAGATCGACGAGTTCATCGGCAACGGGCGCTGCGAGTTCCTCGGCGAGTACGCGAAGCCATTCGCCACCCTGGCGATCGCCGACCTGTTGGGCGTGCCCGAAGCGGATCGCCCGCGGCTGCGCCGCAACCTCGGCGCCGGCGACGCGCCGGGGTCCATGGTCGGGTCTCTCGATCACGAGCCCGTCGGCAGGAATCCGCTGCGGTACCTCGACGATCTGTTCAGCGAATACATCACCGACCGCCGGTGCAACCCCCGCGAAGATGTGCTGACCGGTCTGGCCACCGCCACCTACCCGGACGGCTCGACGCCTCCCCTTCTCGAGGTGGTACGCCCGGCAACGTTCCTGTTCGCCGCGGGCCAGGAGACCGTCACCAAGCTGTTGAGTGCCGCCGTGCAGATCCTCGGTGACCAGCCGGACCTACAGCGACTGCTGCGCGAGGACCGAAGCCTGGTCGGCAATTTCATGGAGGAGACGCTGCGCATGGAAAGCCCGACCAAGGTGGATTTCCGGCTCTGCCGCCGTTCGACGACGCTGGGCGGGGTGCCGATCAAGGCCGGCACGGTGCTCATGCTGTGCCTCGGTGCGGCCAACCGCGACCCGCGGAAGTTCGAAAACCCCAACGAGTTCCGGATCGACCGCAAGAACGTGCGCGAACACATCGCGTTCGGCCGCGGCATCCACACCTGCGCGGGTGCTCCGCTGGCCCGGGTCGAGGGCCGCGTCACGATCAACCGGCTGCTGGACCGGATGGACGACATCCGGATCGACGCCGAGCCCCACGGCCCCGCCGATACCCGCCACTACTCGTACGAGCCCACCTTCCTACTGCGCGGGCTCACCGAGCTGAACATCGAATTCACCCGCGCCGGCGGTTAG
- a CDS encoding mycofactocin-coupled SDR family oxidoreductase, whose product MTGRVAGNVAFITGAARGQGRSHAVRLAEEGADIIAVDICAPVSSNTQIPPATADDLAETTDLVKNLGRRIVAAEVDVRDFDALKAVVDAGVEQLGRLDIICANAGIGNGGQTLDHTSEEDWTDMIDVNLSGVWKSVKAAVPHLISQGEGGSIILTSSVGGLKAYPHTGHYIAAKHGVVGLMRTFAVELGQHGIRVNSVHPTNVNTPLFMNEGTMRLFRPDLENPNADDMKVVAQLMHVLPVGWVEPIDISNAVLFLASDESRYITGLPMTVDAGSMLK is encoded by the coding sequence ATGACCGGACGGGTAGCGGGCAATGTTGCATTCATCACCGGAGCGGCCCGGGGGCAGGGGCGCAGTCACGCGGTACGGCTCGCCGAGGAAGGTGCCGACATCATCGCCGTCGACATCTGCGCCCCGGTCAGCAGCAACACACAGATCCCGCCGGCAACGGCCGACGATCTCGCCGAGACCACGGATCTGGTCAAGAACCTCGGCCGGCGGATCGTCGCCGCCGAGGTGGACGTCCGCGACTTCGATGCGCTCAAGGCGGTGGTGGACGCCGGCGTCGAGCAACTGGGGCGGCTGGACATCATCTGCGCGAACGCCGGGATCGGCAACGGCGGCCAGACGCTGGACCATACCAGCGAAGAAGACTGGACCGACATGATCGACGTCAACCTGTCCGGTGTCTGGAAATCGGTGAAAGCAGCGGTACCGCACCTCATCTCACAGGGGGAGGGTGGCTCGATCATCCTCACCAGCTCGGTCGGCGGCCTCAAGGCGTATCCGCACACCGGGCACTACATCGCCGCCAAACACGGGGTCGTCGGCCTGATGCGCACCTTCGCCGTGGAACTCGGGCAGCACGGCATCCGGGTGAACTCGGTGCATCCCACCAACGTGAACACGCCGCTGTTCATGAACGAGGGCACCATGCGACTGTTTCGACCGGATCTGGAGAACCCGAACGCCGACGACATGAAGGTGGTGGCCCAGCTCATGCACGTGCTGCCGGTCGGTTGGGTGGAGCCGATCGACATCAGCAACGCGGTGCTGTTCCTGGCCTCGGACGAGTCGCGCTATATCACCGGCCTGCCCATGACCGTCGACGCCGGAAGCATGCTCAAGTGA
- a CDS encoding DUF1214 domain-containing protein, with amino-acid sequence MAWLPHAIAEAALSGTGTPDAEMAEAWAHLQERLSAAAQLVASTPANGNRIDHAAGMRHLMILLAVGIDMALRVDPDPVLAVNRAKMDDVVTWGLECPDCVYLNATMRAGESYRLYGNRGTARYVGLQTMDGMTTTANALVDELEVDADGNFEVVLSAEEHPGNWLRLAGEHPVLTVRNFLYDWDTETLAELKIERIGDPVQPPDRSVDPETSVARQLYALGEFVYDNLKFFLDFGAMPQANGFIPPADMSAMGAAAENRPVIGRFELADGEALILEFDPPVGVYWSISLGNPWLETINYGRHQSSLNGHQVVTDSDGKVRFVLSARDPGVANWLDTAGHSNGAMLLRCVRTETAPVPGVRRVSADEVLQHLPADTARCTPAERAAVVEGRRRAVHDRFYR; translated from the coding sequence ATGGCCTGGCTGCCGCACGCGATTGCCGAGGCCGCGCTGTCGGGAACCGGAACACCGGATGCGGAGATGGCCGAGGCCTGGGCCCACCTGCAGGAACGGCTCTCGGCGGCAGCGCAACTCGTCGCGTCGACGCCGGCCAACGGGAACCGGATCGACCACGCCGCCGGCATGCGCCACCTGATGATCCTGCTCGCGGTCGGCATCGACATGGCGCTGCGGGTCGATCCCGACCCCGTCCTCGCGGTCAACCGCGCCAAGATGGACGATGTCGTCACCTGGGGTCTGGAATGCCCCGACTGCGTCTACCTCAACGCCACCATGCGGGCCGGGGAGAGCTACCGGCTCTACGGCAACCGCGGCACCGCACGGTACGTGGGCCTGCAGACGATGGACGGAATGACCACGACCGCCAATGCGCTTGTCGACGAACTCGAGGTCGACGCCGACGGGAACTTCGAAGTGGTGCTCTCTGCCGAGGAGCACCCGGGCAACTGGCTGCGGCTGGCCGGCGAACACCCGGTGCTGACGGTCCGGAACTTCCTCTACGACTGGGACACCGAGACCCTGGCCGAGTTGAAGATCGAGCGGATCGGCGACCCGGTGCAGCCGCCGGATCGCTCGGTCGACCCCGAGACGTCGGTGGCCCGGCAGCTGTATGCGCTGGGCGAGTTCGTCTACGACAACCTGAAGTTCTTCCTCGATTTCGGGGCGATGCCGCAGGCGAACGGTTTCATCCCGCCGGCGGATATGAGCGCCATGGGGGCGGCGGCGGAGAACCGGCCGGTCATCGGGCGTTTCGAGTTGGCCGACGGCGAGGCGCTGATCCTGGAGTTCGACCCGCCCGTCGGCGTGTACTGGAGCATCTCGCTGGGCAACCCGTGGCTGGAAACCATCAACTACGGCCGGCACCAATCCAGCCTCAACGGTCATCAGGTGGTCACCGACTCGGACGGGAAGGTGCGCTTTGTGCTTTCCGCCCGGGATCCGGGGGTGGCGAACTGGCTGGACACCGCTGGGCACAGCAACGGGGCGATGCTGTTGCGCTGCGTGCGGACCGAGACCGCCCCGGTGCCGGGCGTTCGTCGGGTTAGCGCAGACGAGGTACTCCAGCACCTGCCGGCCGATACCGCTCGGTGCACACCCGCCGAGCGCGCGGCCGTCGTCGAAGGCCGTCGCCGGGCGGTGCACGATCGGTTCTACCGGTAG
- a CDS encoding cytochrome P450, which yields MPVPDVHDPQLWLREPDAELAEFRRSCPVARHPDGRFWVVPGHHEISEMSKDPETYSSSKGVLIGDLKRTVAGTESILYVDPPRHVEMRRIVNRGFTVRRVAQLAPVIERIVTEVFDGLEPTAPIDAVDAISAPVPILMIAHMLGVPAEDLPTFRVWSDAIAVAATDPTDPRAMAAIDFFVYFNTKLDQRAGEENPPADLLTALTADAELTRAEQLGFCMSLLVAGNETTRHLISGGLALLAEHPEQRSMLAADPSLIPAAVEEMLRWITPIVAMARTTTCPVTMDGVDVDEGSYLVMLYAAANRDERVFGDTADRFDVTRSPNPHLSFGIGEHFCLGAQLARLEAKTVFTEVLRRWPDYRVLDGVEGEESTLLRATAKLPILLQP from the coding sequence ATGCCGGTTCCGGACGTCCACGATCCGCAGCTCTGGCTGCGCGAGCCCGATGCCGAACTCGCCGAGTTCCGGCGCTCGTGCCCGGTCGCTCGCCACCCCGACGGCCGCTTCTGGGTGGTGCCGGGCCACCACGAGATCTCCGAGATGAGCAAGGATCCCGAGACCTACAGTTCATCCAAGGGCGTGCTGATCGGCGACCTCAAGCGCACGGTGGCGGGCACCGAGTCCATCCTCTACGTCGACCCGCCCCGGCATGTCGAGATGCGCCGGATCGTCAACCGGGGTTTCACCGTGCGCCGGGTCGCCCAGCTCGCGCCGGTCATCGAACGGATCGTCACCGAGGTGTTCGACGGCCTCGAGCCCACTGCGCCGATCGATGCCGTCGACGCGATCAGCGCGCCGGTGCCCATCCTGATGATCGCCCACATGCTCGGGGTGCCGGCCGAGGACCTGCCGACCTTTCGGGTCTGGTCCGACGCAATCGCCGTTGCGGCAACGGATCCGACTGATCCGCGGGCCATGGCGGCCATCGACTTCTTCGTCTACTTCAACACCAAACTCGATCAGCGGGCCGGCGAGGAGAACCCGCCGGCGGATCTGCTCACCGCGCTCACCGCGGACGCCGAACTCACCCGTGCCGAGCAGCTCGGCTTCTGCATGAGCCTGCTGGTGGCCGGCAACGAGACCACCCGGCACCTGATCAGCGGGGGGCTGGCCCTGCTGGCCGAGCACCCGGAGCAGCGGTCGATGCTGGCCGCCGACCCTTCCCTGATTCCGGCCGCCGTCGAGGAGATGCTGCGCTGGATCACCCCGATCGTGGCGATGGCCCGCACCACCACCTGCCCGGTGACGATGGACGGCGTCGATGTCGACGAGGGCTCCTATCTGGTGATGCTGTACGCCGCGGCCAACCGCGACGAGAGGGTGTTCGGCGATACCGCGGATCGGTTCGACGTGACCCGATCGCCGAACCCGCACCTGTCGTTCGGCATCGGTGAGCATTTCTGCCTCGGCGCGCAGTTGGCGCGGCTGGAGGCGAAGACGGTGTTCACCGAGGTACTGCGTCGCTGGCCCGATTACCGGGTGCTCGACGGGGTCGAAGGCGAAGAGTCGACGCTGTTGCGCGCGACGGCGAAGCTACCGATTCTGTTGCAGCCCTGA
- a CDS encoding AMP-binding protein, which produces MASQPTVTVAELVRRRADDDNIGLVYGTQSWSWREVVAEAAARAAWLKATLDPDRPPHFGVLLPNVPEYVFEILGAALAGACVVGVNATRRGAELERDIEHTGCQFVLADAGYADLVEHPVLIEDQPWSAHAGAALPETDPPASAIMFLLFTSGSTSAPKAVIRTQGRVAGSAVPGFTADDALYCPMPLSHGNALSSTLLPALTAGARLVLRDRFSATAWLDDVRDHRVTFTNTVGRALGYILATPPSDQDRDHRLKAVLAPEASPRDMSAFRERFGARVVGGYGSSEGAIMLLPAKKPGSLGTAPPGHDLVVLNASGAECATAQFDSAGVLCNAEEAIGELVRRNARDAFEGYWNNPDAETDRMRGGAFWSGDLAYRDADGVFWFAGRVGEWLRVDSENFAVAPVERIIARYPDAAAVAVVGVPDPLAGDQILAAVELAPGTEFDPEGFAGFLAAQTDLGTKWAPRFLRIAPQIPVLGNGKVNKVPVRREAWLCDDPVWWRPPRSERYRRMSDDDRAAIRAEFVEHGRIAAYPAVVDNPAAAV; this is translated from the coding sequence ATGGCATCGCAGCCGACGGTGACGGTTGCCGAGTTGGTGCGCCGACGGGCGGACGACGACAACATCGGGTTGGTGTACGGCACGCAGTCCTGGAGCTGGCGCGAGGTGGTCGCCGAGGCGGCTGCACGCGCGGCGTGGCTGAAGGCCACGCTCGATCCGGACCGACCGCCGCATTTCGGGGTGCTGCTGCCGAATGTGCCCGAGTACGTGTTCGAGATCCTCGGAGCAGCGCTGGCCGGCGCCTGTGTGGTCGGGGTCAACGCGACCCGCCGCGGCGCCGAGCTGGAACGCGACATCGAGCACACCGGATGCCAGTTCGTGCTCGCCGACGCCGGATACGCCGACCTCGTCGAGCACCCGGTGCTGATCGAGGATCAACCGTGGTCGGCCCACGCCGGTGCCGCGCTGCCGGAGACGGACCCACCGGCCTCGGCCATCATGTTCCTGCTGTTCACCTCGGGATCCACCTCGGCGCCGAAGGCCGTCATCCGGACCCAGGGTCGGGTCGCGGGAAGTGCGGTACCGGGCTTCACCGCCGACGACGCGCTGTACTGCCCGATGCCGTTGTCACACGGCAACGCGCTGAGTTCGACACTGCTGCCCGCGCTGACCGCCGGGGCCCGGCTGGTCTTGCGGGACAGGTTCTCGGCCACCGCCTGGCTCGACGACGTCCGCGATCACCGGGTGACCTTCACCAACACGGTGGGCCGCGCGCTGGGCTACATCCTGGCAACACCCCCGAGCGATCAGGACCGCGATCACCGGCTGAAAGCTGTTCTGGCACCGGAGGCTTCGCCGCGGGATATGTCGGCGTTCCGGGAGCGATTCGGAGCCCGGGTGGTCGGTGGGTACGGCTCGAGCGAGGGTGCGATCATGCTGTTGCCCGCCAAAAAGCCCGGTTCGCTGGGGACCGCGCCGCCCGGACATGATCTGGTGGTGCTGAACGCCTCGGGCGCCGAATGCGCGACGGCGCAGTTCGATTCCGCGGGGGTGCTGTGCAATGCCGAGGAGGCGATCGGGGAGCTGGTGCGGCGCAACGCCCGGGACGCGTTCGAGGGCTACTGGAACAATCCGGACGCCGAGACGGACCGGATGCGCGGCGGGGCGTTCTGGTCCGGGGATCTGGCCTACCGGGACGCCGACGGCGTGTTCTGGTTCGCCGGACGGGTCGGGGAGTGGCTCCGCGTCGACTCGGAGAACTTTGCCGTCGCGCCGGTGGAGCGCATCATCGCGCGCTATCCGGACGCCGCCGCGGTGGCCGTGGTGGGTGTGCCCGACCCGCTGGCCGGCGACCAGATCCTGGCTGCCGTCGAACTTGCGCCCGGTACCGAGTTCGATCCCGAGGGTTTCGCGGGATTCCTCGCCGCGCAAACCGATCTGGGTACCAAGTGGGCGCCGCGGTTTCTGCGCATTGCGCCGCAGATCCCGGTGCTCGGCAACGGCAAGGTGAACAAGGTCCCGGTTCGCCGGGAAGCCTGGCTGTGCGACGACCCGGTGTGGTGGCGCCCGCCCCGTTCCGAACGCTACCGGCGGATGAGCGACGACGACCGCGCGGCGATCCGAGCGGAATTCGTCGAGCACGGGCGGATCGCCGCCTATCCGGCAGTCGTTGACAACCCGGCCGCGGCCGTGTGA
- a CDS encoding sulfotransferase family protein — protein sequence MTFSADELEDGARQATGLDDFGSPYYREGLERTVEALNTEADLNDLGRVIQHATVSNALIQRLKIEETYKQHPEIADEVVEGPVFVIGLPRTGTTALSQLVAADPQFRSLRMWESQQPTPPPEAETQHCDPRIADAETGLAMLNDMFPLMKSLYNSEATAATECQDLMGMSFRTFHFDGAVRAPSYLAWLMDCDMGETYAYHARVLKLLQWHCKPSLWHLKTPVHVFALDALVETYPNARFMWSHRDPAKVMGSVCSLIKYVRSWSSDRDDAHELGAEQLASWVEGIRRAMDFRRRVGDERFADVSFAELQSSPVSTLERAYRQLGLEFTETSRRTAGDWAQSHRPGSRGAHDYDLADYGLTPEQVRASFAEYLATYDATG from the coding sequence ATGACGTTCTCCGCCGACGAGCTGGAAGACGGTGCCCGCCAGGCCACCGGTCTGGACGATTTCGGTTCCCCGTACTACCGCGAAGGCCTCGAGCGCACGGTCGAGGCACTCAACACCGAGGCCGACCTCAACGACCTGGGCCGCGTCATCCAGCACGCCACCGTCTCCAACGCGCTGATCCAGCGACTGAAGATCGAGGAGACCTACAAGCAACACCCCGAGATCGCCGACGAGGTCGTCGAGGGACCGGTTTTCGTCATCGGGCTGCCGAGAACCGGCACCACCGCGCTGAGCCAGCTGGTGGCCGCCGACCCGCAGTTCCGCTCCCTGCGCATGTGGGAATCCCAGCAGCCGACACCGCCGCCGGAGGCCGAGACGCAGCACTGTGATCCGCGGATCGCCGATGCCGAGACCGGCCTCGCCATGCTCAACGACATGTTCCCGCTGATGAAGTCGTTGTACAACTCGGAGGCCACCGCCGCCACCGAGTGCCAGGACCTGATGGGAATGAGCTTCCGCACCTTCCACTTCGACGGTGCAGTGCGCGCGCCGAGCTATCTGGCCTGGCTCATGGACTGCGACATGGGGGAGACCTACGCGTATCACGCCCGGGTACTCAAACTCCTGCAATGGCACTGTAAGCCGAGTCTGTGGCATCTGAAGACACCTGTGCACGTGTTCGCACTCGACGCCCTCGTCGAGACCTATCCGAACGCCAGATTCATGTGGAGCCACCGCGATCCGGCGAAGGTGATGGGTTCGGTCTGCAGTCTCATCAAGTACGTGCGCAGCTGGAGCAGCGACCGCGACGACGCCCACGAACTAGGTGCCGAGCAGCTGGCCAGCTGGGTCGAGGGGATCCGGCGGGCAATGGACTTCCGTAGGCGGGTCGGAGACGAGCGATTCGCCGACGTGTCGTTCGCCGAACTGCAGTCGTCGCCGGTCAGCACCCTGGAACGGGCCTACCGCCAGCTGGGTCTGGAGTTCACCGAGACCAGCCGGCGCACCGCGGGGGACTGGGCACAGTCGCACCGGCCCGGTTCGCGAGGCGCGCACGACTACGACCTCGCCGACTACGGCCTGACACCGGAACAGGTACGGGCGAGCTTCGCCGAGTACCTTGCGACCTATGACGCAACCGGGTGA
- a CDS encoding TetR/AcrR family transcriptional regulator — MTQPGDSAGVGGPVRRRREKLAPDPAIRHQLVAAGAELVRENGVRGLSVAGVLERCGLGTRAFYRHFEGKDALLAAVFLDAAQAETRRLRRRMRAAPSAADAVVAWIDGRLDLAFDATVKSDLRQLSEEAQSLMISSPALVQEAFGEMLTPLVEQLQRGLDDGLFDGIDPATDAQLIQGAVWACTERQWVAGDATHSDIRAAVLRSTLRGLGVAPQTIAGVLAQN; from the coding sequence ATGACGCAACCGGGTGATTCGGCTGGTGTCGGCGGGCCGGTGCGCCGCCGGCGGGAGAAACTCGCCCCCGACCCGGCCATTCGGCACCAGCTCGTCGCCGCCGGTGCCGAGCTGGTGCGCGAGAACGGCGTCCGGGGTCTGTCCGTCGCCGGGGTTCTCGAGCGCTGCGGCCTCGGGACCCGCGCCTTCTACCGGCATTTCGAAGGCAAGGACGCGCTGTTGGCGGCGGTATTCCTGGATGCCGCGCAGGCCGAGACGCGCCGTCTGCGCCGCCGCATGCGGGCCGCGCCAAGCGCCGCCGATGCCGTCGTCGCCTGGATCGACGGCCGGCTGGACCTGGCGTTCGACGCGACGGTGAAATCCGATCTGCGCCAGCTGTCCGAGGAGGCGCAATCGTTGATGATCAGTTCCCCGGCACTGGTGCAGGAGGCCTTTGGGGAAATGCTCACGCCACTGGTCGAACAGCTCCAACGCGGCCTCGACGACGGACTGTTCGACGGCATCGATCCCGCCACGGATGCGCAGCTGATCCAGGGCGCGGTATGGGCCTGCACCGAACGCCAGTGGGTCGCCGGTGACGCCACGCACTCCGATATCCGTGCCGCCGTGCTGCGGTCGACACTGCGCGGGCTCGGCGTGGCACCGCAAACCATCGCCGGAGTGCTCGCACAGAACTGA